In the genome of Nitrospira japonica, one region contains:
- the fabG gene encoding 3-oxoacyl-ACP reductase FabG: MAMIKRAIVTGGSGGIGAAVCEALARDGHHVIVHGHRHMDRAQTVVDAICDKGGSAEAIAFDVTDREQTAAALATLLEAGPIQMIVNNAGIYSDGPLAGMEPSDWETVIDVSLKGFFNVTQPLLLPMMQMRWGRIVSITSVSGLIGNRGQVNYAAAKAGLHGATKALALEVASRGITVNAVAPGLIATPATDQLFDKDTITRLVPMKRAGTAQEVAGLVAYLVSDSAAYISGQIISVNGAMA; the protein is encoded by the coding sequence ATGGCCATGATCAAACGAGCCATCGTGACAGGCGGAAGCGGCGGCATCGGAGCAGCCGTCTGCGAAGCACTCGCCAGGGATGGTCATCACGTGATTGTCCACGGCCACAGGCACATGGACCGTGCGCAAACCGTGGTGGACGCCATCTGCGACAAAGGCGGGAGCGCCGAGGCGATCGCGTTCGACGTCACCGATCGGGAGCAGACCGCCGCCGCATTGGCGACGTTGCTGGAGGCCGGCCCCATCCAGATGATTGTGAACAACGCGGGCATCTATTCGGACGGGCCATTGGCCGGGATGGAGCCGAGCGACTGGGAGACCGTCATCGATGTGTCTTTGAAAGGATTTTTCAACGTCACGCAGCCGTTGCTCCTCCCGATGATGCAGATGCGCTGGGGACGCATTGTGTCCATCACGTCCGTCAGCGGGCTCATCGGGAACCGCGGCCAGGTCAACTATGCGGCGGCGAAGGCCGGTCTGCATGGCGCGACCAAGGCCCTGGCGCTCGAAGTGGCATCCAGAGGGATTACCGTGAACGCCGTGGCGCCGGGGCTGATTGCCACTCCGGCGACCGATCAGCTGTTCGACAAGGACACGATCACCCGCCTGGTCCCCATGAAGCGCGCGGGGACTGCGCAGGAAGTTGCCGGCCTTGTCGCGTATCTCGTGTCCGACTCGGCCGCGTATATTTCCGGCCAGATTATTTCAGTCAATGGAGCGATGGCATGA
- a CDS encoding glycosyltransferase, with product MDVSGLVRSFKAPHAMPPRRACPQVAKGNDRRAIRRRILFIAESVTLAHIARTVALARTLNPRRYDVHLACDRRYLSVFGRLPFPVHSIHSISSAQFHRRLIEADPLYTEEELRGYVKEDLRLLARLGPDVVVGDFRLSLSASARVVGIPYLSIANAYWSPYARPRFVVPDVEIVDRFGVRLGQGLFNLLRPIVFAHHATALNRIRRDYGLPAIRYDLSSSFTDGDKTLYADLPELVPTFKRPSHHHYLGPILWSYDSAPDWWDDVPKDRPLAYVSLGSSGKGELLPGVLTMLARLGVNAMVSTAGHPTPASVPGQVWVGEYLPGLEAARRANIVICNGGSTTVYQALAAGVPVIGLPYNLDQYLMMDYVQEFGVGEYVRSGQASIDAMERAATTILSDVSYERKAQSLKESVQAHRCDKRFLQIVESLFGSQADEIKTRHRTLERLETVPH from the coding sequence ATGGATGTCTCAGGCCTCGTTCGGAGCTTCAAAGCGCCTCACGCGATGCCGCCAAGGCGAGCATGTCCTCAAGTTGCGAAAGGGAACGACCGGAGGGCCATCCGTCGCCGGATATTGTTCATAGCCGAATCCGTGACATTGGCACACATCGCTCGAACCGTGGCTTTGGCACGTACGCTCAATCCCCGTCGTTACGACGTTCATCTCGCCTGCGATCGTCGATATCTATCTGTGTTTGGACGGTTGCCATTTCCCGTTCATTCAATCCATTCCATCAGCAGCGCGCAATTCCACCGCCGGTTGATCGAAGCGGACCCGCTGTATACCGAGGAGGAATTGCGCGGCTATGTGAAAGAGGACCTCCGGCTTCTCGCCAGACTCGGTCCCGATGTGGTTGTGGGCGATTTTCGTTTGTCGCTGTCGGCCAGTGCCCGCGTGGTCGGGATTCCATATTTGAGCATCGCCAACGCGTATTGGAGCCCCTATGCACGGCCGAGGTTCGTCGTCCCCGACGTCGAGATCGTCGATCGGTTCGGAGTGCGTCTCGGGCAGGGGTTGTTCAATCTCCTCAGGCCGATCGTATTCGCTCACCATGCGACCGCCCTGAATAGAATCAGGCGCGACTATGGATTGCCGGCGATCCGGTACGATCTGTCGTCCAGCTTCACCGATGGAGATAAGACCCTGTATGCCGATTTGCCCGAGCTCGTGCCGACGTTCAAGCGTCCGTCTCATCATCACTACCTCGGCCCGATTCTCTGGTCATATGATTCGGCGCCGGATTGGTGGGACGACGTGCCGAAGGACCGTCCGCTGGCTTACGTGAGTCTGGGGAGTTCAGGGAAAGGCGAGCTGCTGCCCGGCGTCTTAACAATGCTCGCGCGCTTGGGGGTCAATGCCATGGTTTCGACTGCCGGACATCCGACACCGGCATCCGTTCCGGGTCAGGTATGGGTTGGTGAATATTTGCCCGGCCTTGAAGCTGCCCGGCGCGCGAACATCGTCATCTGCAATGGTGGAAGCACTACGGTTTACCAGGCGCTCGCAGCAGGCGTTCCCGTGATAGGTCTGCCCTACAACTTGGACCAGTATTTGATGATGGACTACGTGCAGGAATTCGGCGTCGGCGAGTATGTCCGATCAGGACAAGCATCGATTGACGCGATGGAGCGCGCGGCTACCACCATCCTGTCCGATGTCTCCTATGAAAGGAAGGCACAGTCGCTCAAGGAGTCGGTGCAGGCCCATCGATGCGACAAACGATTCCTGCAGATTGTAGAATCTCTCTTTGGGAGCCAGGCAGATGAGATCAAGACGCGACATCGAACGTTGGAGCGTCTGGAAACAGTGCCGCACTAG